Proteins encoded together in one Carya illinoinensis cultivar Pawnee chromosome 3, C.illinoinensisPawnee_v1, whole genome shotgun sequence window:
- the LOC122303864 gene encoding pentatricopeptide repeat-containing protein At3g12770 has protein sequence MVENTHMTLSLSLARKFFNASSFNFFSLPAKVRQLDPIKAISSEFPASLYTFFNHCYSSSPLPLDSYLEKAKSHHAVDPDAFFESLIDNSTHKSHLNQIYSQLLVSGSQDSFILITKLINKSTNLGEIRYARNLFDEFCNPDVFLWDAIIRSYSRHDMFGDAIEMYTNMQMAGVSPDGFTFMHVLKACTGLPTLEMGWQVHAQIFRHGFQSDVLVQNALVALYAKCGQIGRSRVVFDDLCDRNVVSWTSIMSGYAQNGEPMEALRIFSQMRQSSTRPDWIALVSVLRAYTDVEDLQQGKSVHGCVIKMGLEYEPDLLISLTSMYAKCGQVTLARSFFDQMEIPNVILWNAMISGYAKNGFAEEAVDLFREMISNKIRIDSITVRSAILACSQVGSLELARWMDDYIMRSEYSDDVLVNTALIDMYAKCGSVDLARIVFDRTLDKDVVVWSSMIVGYGLHGRGREAIDLYYAMKRDGVLPNDVTFVGLLTACNHSGLVEEGWELFHSMRYFGIEPRHQHYACVVDLLGRAGRLDEAYDFITNMPIEPGVSVWGALLSACKIYRHLTLGEFAAKHLFTLDPYETGHYVQLSNLYASARLWNHVGKVRVLMKEKGLTKDYGYSLIEINGKLQAFRVGDKSHPRYHEISEELEKLEKRLKEAGFVPHAESVLHDLNYEETEETLCNHSERLAIAYGLISTPAGTTLRITKNLRACVNCHSATKLISKLVNREIVVRDAKRFHHFKDGFCSCGDYW, from the coding sequence ATGGTAGAAAACACACACATGACTCTGAGCCTCTCTCTCGCTAGGAAATTCTTCAACGcttcttcttttaatttcttttcccttcctgCCAAAGTCCGACAGTTGGATCCTATAAAGGCGATATCTTCTGAGTTTCCTGCTTCTCTTTACACATTTTTTAATCACTGCTATTCATCATCACCTCTACCTCTGGACTCCTACTTAGAAAAGGCCAAATCTCATCACGCCGTTGATCCTGACGCGTTCTTCGAATCTCTCATCGATAATTCGACCCACAAGAGCCATTTGAATCAAATCTATTCCCAGTTACTGGTCTCTGGATCGCAGGACAGTTTTATTTTGATCACTAAATTGATCAATAAAAGCACGAATCTTGGAGAAATTCGTTATGCACGTAACCTGTTTGATGAATTTTGTAACCCGGATGTTTTTCTGTGGGATGCGATCATTAGAAGTTATTCGAGGCATGATATGTTTGGTGATGCTATTGAAATGTACACGAATATGCAGATGGCGGGGGTAAGTCCGGACGGCTTTACTTTTATGCATGTGCTCAAGGCTTGCACTGGCTTGCCAACCCTCGAAATGGGATGGCAGGTTCATGCGCAGATATTTAGACATGGGTTCCAATCCGACGTGTTGGTACAGAATGCGCTTGTTGCATTGTATGCAAAATGTGGTCAGATTGGGCGTTCTAGGGTGGTGTTTGATGATTTATGTGATAGGAATGTTGTCTCATGGACTTCCATTATGTCTGGGTATGCACAAAATGGTGAGCCTATGGAAGCATTGAGAATATTTAGTCAAATGAGACAGAGTAGTACGAGACCTGATTGGATAGCTCTCGTGAGTGTTCTAAGGGCTTACACAGATGTTGAGGATCTGCAACAAGGGAAATCAGTGCATGGCTGTGTCATTAAAATGGGCCTTGAATATGAACCAGACTTACTCATTTCACTCACTTCCATGTATGCAAAATGTGGGCAGGTGACACTTGCCCGATCCTTTTTTGATCAGATGGAGATACCAAATGTGATTCTGTGGAATGCCATGATTTCAGGTTATGCAAAGAACGGTTTTGCTGAGGAAGCTGTAGACCTATTCCGTGAGATGATATCTAATAAAATACGGATAGATTCTATAACTGTGAGGTCTGCTATCTTAGCTTGTTCCCAAGTGGGGTCCCTTGAATTAGCAAGATGGATGGATGACTATATCATGAGGAGTGAGTATAGCGATGATGTTCTTGTCAATACAGCCCTTATTGACATGTATGCAAAATGTGGAAGTGTTGATTTGGCTCGCATTGTTTTTGATAGAACACTTGATAAGGACGTGGTTGTGTGGAGCTCCATGATTGTTGGCTATGGATTGCATGGCCGGGGCCGAGAAGCCATTGATCTTTACTATGCAATGAAGCGAGATGGTGTACTCCCCAATGACGTCACCTTTGTTGGGCTCCTAACAGCTTGCAATCATTCAGGCCTTGTAGAAGAGGGATGGGAACTTTTCCACAGCATGAGGTATTTTGGGATTGAGCCTCGACACCAACATTATGCTTGTGTGGTCGATCTTCTTGGACGTGCAGGCCGTTTGGATGAGGCTTATGATTTCATAACGAACATGCCAATTGAACCAGGTGTAAGTGTTTGGGGAGCACTTCTGAGTGCATGCAAGATCTATCGCCACTTGACATTGGGAGAATTTGCTGCAAAGCATCTTTTTACATTAGACCCGTATGAGACAGGGCATTATGTGCAGCTTTCAAATCTCTATGCTTCAGCCCGTTTGTGGAATCATGTTGGAAAGGTACGTGTATTGATGAAGGAGAAGGGTTTGACTAAGGACTATGGGTATAGTTTGATTGAGATCAACGGTAAACTTCAGGCATTTCGTGTGGGAGACAAGTCACATCCAAGGTACCACGAAATTTCTGAGGAGCTTGAGAAACTGGAGAAGAGATTGAAGGAGGCGGGATTTGTCCCACATGCAGAATCCGTTCTGCATGACCTGAATTATGAAGAGACAGAAGAAACTCTATGTAATCATAGTGAAAGGCTGGCAATTGCCTATGGTCTCATTAGTACACCTGCTGGAACTACCCTTAGAATAACAAAGAATCTACGGGCATGTGTAAATTGTCATTCAGCGACTAAGCTTATTTCGAAGCTTGTTAATAGGGAGATAGTTGTTCGGGATGCAAAACGTTTTCATCATTTCAAGGATGGATTTTGTTCTTGTGGAGATTATTGGTGA